The window CATTCACCTTTCCCTTCTTCGCTTGGCGAAAGCCTGGATTCACTGCGTTTGAAGATGCGGCATGATGAAATACCAGTACGCCGCCCCCCAAAGGCAGGCGGCGATCAGGATAAACAAAAAGAGAAAGATATTCCTTTTTTTCAATTGACTGCCCCTCGTTCCATCGCTTGAAGCGACAGATCCAGCCGGATGAGATCCTCATAAGTCTCCCGACGGACGGCGAGTCGATGTTCCCCGTTCTCGCAAAAGACGACCGCCGGCTTAGGAAGCCGATTGTAGTTGCTTGCCATGGAGTAATTATAGGCCCCAGTGCAGAAGATCGCGACGATATCTCCTTCCGTAGGGGAAGCCAGAAACGCCTCTTCGATCAATTTGTCACCCGACTCGCAGCATTTTCCGGCAATGGTGACTTTATCCTCATGGGCTTCATTCACACGGTTTGCCGTGATGGCCGTATATTTTGCACCGTACAATGCAGGTCGGATGTTGTCTGACATACCGCCGTCCACAGCGAGATACGTTCGAGTATTCGGCACTTCTTTCCGGCTGCCCGCCGTGTAAAGCGTCGTACCCGCGTCCCCGATGAGCGACCGGCCCGGCTCTATCCAAATTTCCGGCATCGGGTAGTTCGCATTTCGAGTCATGGTTAGGACGACTTTCGCCATTTCGTCGACATAGGCGGAAGGATGAAGTGGACGATCCTCTTCCGTATAGCGGATGCCAAAACCACCACCTAAATTCAAGACGGTGCATGTAAACCCATGTTCATCACGCCACTCCACCATCTTGTCCATAAGCGCTTCCGCAGCCAATCGGAACGCATCCGTTTCGAAAATCTGGGAACCGATATGACAGTGCATGCCAAGCAGTTGGATATACGAATGGTCCTGCAATTGACGGAAGGCTTCATCCGCCTGTCCGTTTTTCAAGTCGAATCCGAATTTGGAGTCTTCCTGTCCTGTCGTGATGAAATCATGGGTCGAGGCGTGAACGCCTGGCGTCACCCGGATCAGCACGTTCATCTTCTCTTCCCGGGACTCCGCAATCTCTTTCACTAATGCAATTTCAGAAAAGTTATCTATGACGAGACAGCCTATTTTTTCATCGAACGCATATTGCAATTCTGTAAAGCTTTTATTGTTCCCGTGGAAATGGATCCGTTCACGTGGAAACCCGGCTGCCACCGCTGTATATAATTCTCCGCCCGACACGACATCAAGCGACAGGCCTTCCTCTTTGGCCACTTCGTAGATGGCGATGGATGAGAAAGCCTTACTCGCATACGCCACTTGGGCTTGGACACCCGCATGTTTGAATGTTTCCTTGAAAGCCCGGGCGCGCTCACGGAACAAAGCGACATCATAAACAATTAATGGTGTTCCGTAAATTTGTGCAAGATCGACCGTATCGACTCCCCCGATCGTGAGATGGCCTTTCTCATTGACCGACTGTGTTCCGTAGAAATGCATCCTGTTTCCCTCCAAAATCTAAAAGAACTCGTACCCAAACTTTATCATAGAAGGAAGACAATGCGCAAATCTAGGATATGCGATTTCGTTTCGGAGCGTCGGTAATGAAAGGCCTTGGCGCATCGATTGTCATCGGGAAACGGACCAGGATACGCATCATCGCTTTCGGGAAAAATGGCGTTGCCGGCCATAGATAAGGGATGCCCATCGGCTTGAGCGTACAGAGGTAATAAAATAATATAAATATTCCCATGAAGAAGCCAGCCGCGCCCCAAATGGCTGTCAATGCCAAGATGGATAAGCGGAACACTTTCGTCGTAATACTCAACTCATAAGAAGGAATGGCGAATGTCAAAATGGCGCTGACTGCCACATAAAGTACAACTTCCGGGGAAAACAGACC is drawn from Sporosarcina sp. FSL W7-1349 and contains these coding sequences:
- the lysA gene encoding diaminopimelate decarboxylase, with product MHFYGTQSVNEKGHLTIGGVDTVDLAQIYGTPLIVYDVALFRERARAFKETFKHAGVQAQVAYASKAFSSIAIYEVAKEEGLSLDVVSGGELYTAVAAGFPRERIHFHGNNKSFTELQYAFDEKIGCLVIDNFSEIALVKEIAESREEKMNVLIRVTPGVHASTHDFITTGQEDSKFGFDLKNGQADEAFRQLQDHSYIQLLGMHCHIGSQIFETDAFRLAAEALMDKMVEWRDEHGFTCTVLNLGGGFGIRYTEEDRPLHPSAYVDEMAKVVLTMTRNANYPMPEIWIEPGRSLIGDAGTTLYTAGSRKEVPNTRTYLAVDGGMSDNIRPALYGAKYTAITANRVNEAHEDKVTIAGKCCESGDKLIEEAFLASPTEGDIVAIFCTGAYNYSMASNYNRLPKPAVVFCENGEHRLAVRRETYEDLIRLDLSLQAMERGAVN